From one Clostridia bacterium genomic stretch:
- a CDS encoding pyruvate carboxylase subunit B translates to MKKVGFTETVLRDANQSLIATRLPFDKFEGILETMNKAGYYSVECWGGATFDSCLRYLNEDPWERLRRIKEKMPDTKLQMLLRGQNLLGYKHYPDDVVRRFVQLSVKNGIDIIRIFDALNDIRNIKVAVEETLKCGAHASGAISYTTSPVHTLENYVKLCKEMQEMGVNSICIKDMAGVMTPDEAYDLVSAIKNAVDLPLVVHTHCTTGLAYMTYLKAVEAGADVIDTATSCFSGGTSQPATETLAFALRRLGYEVDLDDAVTKQVNDWFKPVRDEFLEAGKLNPRVLATDTDALNYKIPGGMLSNLIAQLKAQNALDRLPEVLEETPRVRKDMGYPPLVTPMSQMVGVQAATNVLQGERYKTISKEIKAYLRGEYGRAPGEIDADLMKKGLEGEERITCRFADTLEPQIEKARAEIGDLAETDEDVLSYIAFPQQAEKFLTDRRANAENKAKYTIEAI, encoded by the coding sequence ATGAAAAAAGTCGGTTTCACCGAAACGGTGCTGAGGGACGCCAACCAGTCGCTCATCGCCACCAGACTGCCCTTCGATAAGTTCGAGGGCATACTCGAAACGATGAACAAGGCGGGCTACTACTCCGTCGAATGCTGGGGCGGAGCGACCTTCGACTCCTGCCTGCGCTATCTGAACGAGGACCCGTGGGAGCGCCTCCGCAGGATCAAGGAGAAGATGCCCGATACCAAGCTGCAGATGCTGCTGCGCGGTCAGAACCTGCTCGGCTACAAGCACTATCCGGACGACGTCGTCCGCCGCTTCGTGCAGCTTTCCGTCAAAAACGGCATAGACATCATCCGCATTTTCGACGCGCTCAACGACATCCGCAACATCAAGGTCGCGGTGGAAGAAACGCTGAAATGCGGCGCCCACGCCTCCGGCGCGATCTCCTACACCACCAGTCCGGTGCATACGCTTGAGAACTACGTCAAGCTCTGCAAGGAGATGCAGGAAATGGGCGTCAACTCTATCTGCATCAAGGATATGGCGGGCGTCATGACTCCGGACGAGGCGTACGACCTCGTTTCCGCGATCAAGAACGCCGTCGACCTGCCGCTCGTCGTCCACACGCACTGCACGACCGGCCTTGCGTACATGACCTATCTGAAGGCCGTTGAAGCCGGCGCCGACGTCATCGACACGGCGACCTCCTGCTTCTCCGGCGGCACCTCCCAGCCCGCGACCGAAACGCTCGCGTTCGCGCTGCGCCGCCTCGGCTACGAAGTCGACCTTGACGACGCCGTCACGAAGCAGGTCAACGACTGGTTCAAGCCCGTCCGCGACGAGTTCCTCGAAGCCGGCAAGCTGAACCCCCGCGTGCTCGCGACCGACACCGACGCGCTGAACTACAAGATCCCCGGCGGAATGCTCTCCAACCTCATCGCGCAGCTGAAGGCGCAGAACGCGCTCGACCGTCTGCCCGAGGTGCTTGAAGAGACCCCCCGCGTCCGCAAGGACATGGGCTATCCTCCGCTGGTAACTCCGATGAGCCAGATGGTCGGCGTCCAGGCGGCGACGAACGTCCTGCAGGGCGAACGCTACAAGACCATCAGCAAGGAGATAAAGGCGTACCTCCGCGGCGAATACGGCCGCGCCCCCGGCGAGATCGACGCCGACCTTATGAAGAAGGGGCTTGAGGGCGAGGAGCGCATCACCTGCCGCTTCGCGGACACGCTCGAGCCGCAGATAGAGAAGGCGCGCGCCGAGATCGGCGACCTCGCCGAGACCGACGAGGACGTCCTCTCCTACATCGCCTTCCCGCAGCAGGCGGAGAAGTTCCTGACCGACCGCCGCGCCAACGCGGAGAATAAGGCGAAGTACACCATCGAAGCCATCTGA